One region of Limnospira fusiformis SAG 85.79 genomic DNA includes:
- the wecB gene encoding non-hydrolyzing UDP-N-acetylglucosamine 2-epimerase has translation MILNSLTPICITLGTRPEAIKLAPVIQQFQKSPQFTTQVVLTGQHKEMVTQVMELFNLKADLDLDIMQPRQTLTDITCRSLQGLEALFGKLQPQLVLVQGDTTTAFAAALAAFYQKIPVGHVEAGLRTNDLFNPYPEEANRRLISQIAQLHFAPTDQAVKHLRGSGVVGEVHQTGNTVIDALLAVARENPVCEIPGLDWDSHRVILATVHRRENWDNLEDIARGFLQILDRFSDVALLLPLHRNPTVREPLTALLGNHPRIFLVEPLDYGKLVGAIGGCYLVMTDSGGLQEEAPSLGKPVLVLRETTERPEAVDAGTAQLVGTNPELMLSVASVLLSDRSAYERMATAINPFGDGQAAQRIVKVVSNYFGLAE, from the coding sequence ATGATACTAAACTCCCTCACCCCCATCTGTATCACCCTGGGGACACGACCAGAAGCCATTAAACTCGCTCCCGTTATCCAACAGTTCCAAAAATCCCCTCAGTTCACTACCCAGGTAGTCCTGACGGGGCAACATAAAGAAATGGTAACTCAGGTGATGGAACTTTTCAACCTCAAGGCTGACTTGGATTTAGATATCATGCAGCCACGCCAGACCTTAACAGATATTACCTGTCGCAGTTTGCAGGGGTTGGAGGCACTTTTTGGCAAGTTACAACCGCAATTGGTTTTAGTCCAGGGGGACACCACTACCGCTTTTGCTGCTGCCCTAGCTGCATTCTATCAGAAAATCCCCGTCGGTCATGTGGAGGCCGGACTCAGAACCAATGACCTGTTCAACCCCTACCCGGAGGAAGCCAACCGCCGCTTGATTTCCCAAATCGCTCAACTGCATTTTGCTCCCACTGACCAGGCGGTTAAACATTTGCGGGGTTCGGGGGTGGTCGGAGAAGTCCACCAAACGGGGAATACCGTGATTGATGCCTTATTGGCTGTGGCTAGGGAAAATCCGGTTTGTGAGATTCCGGGTTTGGACTGGGACTCCCATCGGGTGATTTTGGCGACAGTCCACCGCCGGGAAAACTGGGATAACCTGGAGGATATTGCCAGGGGATTTCTCCAGATTCTAGATCGGTTTTCGGATGTTGCCCTACTGTTACCCCTGCATCGCAATCCCACGGTTCGGGAGCCTTTGACGGCTTTACTGGGAAATCATCCTCGGATATTCTTGGTAGAACCGTTGGATTATGGTAAACTGGTGGGGGCTATAGGCGGTTGTTACTTGGTAATGACCGATTCTGGAGGATTGCAGGAGGAGGCTCCGAGTTTGGGTAAGCCTGTGTTAGTATTACGAGAGACGACGGAGAGACCGGAGGCTGTTGATGCTGGGACGGCTCAACTGGTGGGAACGAATCCTGAGCTAATGCTGTCTGTGGCTTCGGTGTTATTGAGCGATCGCTCTGCTTATGAGAGGATGGCTACGGCTATTAATCCCTTTGGGGACGGTCAGGCGGCGCAAAGAATTGTCAAGGTTGTGAGTAATTATTTCGGATTAGCTGAGTAG
- a CDS encoding glycosyltransferase family protein — protein sequence MANYERYQSLVKEAWQHYSQGDRAGMARSLEQSLEYTPYLKSETISDWVTNFEALSSDNDDSFDIDSLTELNNWNKLILHTLELPQLLRIACVMDDFTYHSYKPECQLFQLTPENILCELELFQPQLLFVESAWRGKNGLWNRKISTPSQELIKAIKWCQKRQIPTVFWNKEDPIHFETFLTTAHQFDYVFTTDIDCINRYKAELGHDRIYLLPFACQTAIHNPIELYERKDMFSFAGAYYVRYPERIKDLENFVTELPKFRPLEIYDRNLNQDDQNYQFPPEYKSFIVGSLPFHEINKAYKGYHYAINLNSIKQSQTMFARRVYELLASNTLTISNFSRGLRLMFGDLVISADSGSEIVRRLEQLVEHEEKRDKFRLAGLRKVMLEHTYTHRLAYIANKALKQPMVDSLPAILVIGLIKEPDEYDVLVRQFKRQSHTKKRLVLVFSKNLNINDFKLSVNDEDISLIDYLTASKIKFIDIVKIGEWVAPISAMDYYGPNYLLDLVIATRYSKVNIVGKVAHYEANNSGIQLDEKQLAYREVNQLPARASIVKGEVLQNNHVAGFIDNLSGLQLDYQAGLSIDPFNYCKNGQIVALSETLVERVDDLKLNTGISSKDLLEIAEGIPAMDIGKISADQIKASELAKYFGAFENRDVNSEIIMGNWRITSQLPDGKHQYFYAQQKIRTSELKISQNTLKTYFDVSPGLNLQLTILFFNKKQERIGHVNLITNRNNSTELPPDTVWIQLGLRVYASGKADIKGLQWSHRQLELATILGQSEYLLLTNNYPQYNDLYRNGFVHSRVRAYRESNLRVDVFRLRKNERVNYHEFQDVDVITGTQGTLDKLLSTGRYKCILVHFLDINMWEVLQKYVDKIRVIVWVHGSEVQPWYRRDFNYTNDHEREVAKKHSELRINFWRSLLGNLPKNIKFVFVSNYLAEQVMEDVGIRIPGNQYSIIHNPIDTDIFTYYAKSMEKRKKILSIRPYASRVYANDLSVQAIIELSKKPYFNELEFMMVGDGKLFEETLEPLRCFKNVTLHRCFLKHQEIANLHREYGVFLCPTRSDTQGVSRDEAMSSGLVVVTNNVAAIPEFVDKSCGILCGEEDSHGLAEGISLLYENPEVFIQLSENGARKVRQQSGKKIIISKELVLIIDEQL from the coding sequence ATGGCAAACTATGAGCGTTATCAGTCTTTGGTAAAAGAAGCGTGGCAACATTATTCTCAGGGCGATCGGGCTGGGATGGCTAGGTCGTTAGAGCAGTCTTTGGAGTACACCCCCTATTTGAAATCAGAAACTATCTCGGATTGGGTGACAAATTTTGAGGCTTTATCAAGTGACAATGATGATAGCTTTGATATCGATAGTTTAACCGAATTGAATAATTGGAATAAACTGATATTACATACACTTGAATTGCCACAATTGTTACGCATTGCTTGTGTTATGGATGATTTTACTTATCATTCTTATAAGCCAGAATGTCAACTGTTTCAACTTACACCTGAAAATATTTTATGTGAACTGGAATTGTTTCAGCCTCAACTCTTGTTTGTTGAGTCAGCATGGCGTGGAAAAAATGGGCTGTGGAATCGAAAGATTAGTACACCTAGTCAAGAGTTGATCAAGGCTATAAAATGGTGTCAGAAACGTCAAATACCTACAGTTTTTTGGAATAAGGAAGACCCCATACATTTTGAAACTTTTCTGACTACAGCACACCAGTTTGATTATGTTTTCACTACAGATATTGATTGCATTAATCGCTACAAAGCCGAGCTAGGCCATGACCGTATTTATTTACTACCTTTTGCGTGTCAAACAGCTATTCATAATCCCATAGAATTGTATGAACGTAAAGATATGTTTAGCTTTGCGGGTGCGTATTATGTTCGTTATCCCGAGCGGATCAAGGATCTGGAAAATTTTGTAACTGAGCTACCTAAATTTCGTCCTTTAGAAATATATGATCGAAACTTAAATCAAGATGACCAGAATTATCAATTTCCCCCTGAATATAAATCATTTATTGTTGGTTCACTACCTTTTCATGAGATTAATAAAGCCTATAAAGGTTATCATTATGCTATCAATTTAAACTCAATTAAACAGTCTCAGACCATGTTTGCTCGTCGTGTTTATGAATTACTAGCTTCAAATACGCTCACTATCAGCAACTTCTCTCGTGGGTTGCGACTGATGTTTGGCGATTTGGTCATTAGCGCCGACAGTGGTAGTGAAATAGTCAGACGACTAGAACAACTGGTAGAGCATGAAGAAAAAAGAGACAAGTTTCGTTTAGCAGGGTTACGCAAAGTAATGTTAGAGCATACTTATACCCATCGCCTAGCATATATTGCCAATAAAGCTTTAAAACAGCCGATGGTTGATAGCCTACCAGCCATACTTGTCATTGGGTTAATCAAGGAACCAGATGAATATGATGTTTTAGTTAGACAATTTAAACGGCAGTCTCATACCAAAAAACGTTTGGTTTTGGTGTTCAGTAAAAATCTTAATATTAATGATTTTAAATTGTCAGTTAATGACGAAGATATATCACTTATAGACTATCTGACTGCTAGTAAAATTAAATTTATAGATATTGTGAAAATCGGAGAATGGGTAGCACCTATATCGGCGATGGATTACTACGGTCCAAACTATTTGCTTGATTTGGTAATTGCCACCCGCTATAGCAAGGTCAATATCGTGGGTAAGGTTGCACATTATGAGGCTAATAACAGTGGTATACAGTTAGACGAAAAGCAGTTAGCCTATAGGGAGGTTAACCAACTTCCGGCAAGGGCTAGTATAGTAAAGGGAGAGGTGCTACAGAATAACCATGTTGCAGGTTTTATAGACAATTTATCTGGATTGCAGCTTGACTACCAGGCTGGTTTATCGATTGATCCATTTAACTATTGTAAAAATGGTCAGATAGTAGCACTATCGGAAACCTTGGTAGAGCGAGTAGATGATTTGAAACTAAATACTGGTATCTCAAGTAAAGATTTGTTAGAAATAGCAGAAGGGATTCCAGCAATGGATATCGGCAAAATAAGTGCCGATCAAATTAAGGCATCTGAGTTAGCTAAGTATTTTGGAGCATTTGAAAATCGTGATGTGAACTCAGAGATAATTATGGGTAATTGGCGCATTACCTCTCAACTGCCTGATGGCAAACATCAATATTTTTATGCCCAGCAAAAAATCAGAACATCAGAACTCAAAATATCTCAAAATACGCTGAAAACTTATTTTGATGTTTCACCAGGTTTGAATTTACAGCTCACTATTTTATTTTTTAATAAAAAACAAGAAAGAATTGGTCATGTTAACCTAATAACAAATCGAAATAACTCGACTGAACTTCCCCCTGATACGGTCTGGATTCAGTTAGGGTTGAGGGTATATGCCAGTGGTAAAGCAGATATCAAAGGTTTACAGTGGAGTCATCGCCAACTTGAACTAGCTACTATTTTGGGTCAAAGTGAATATTTATTACTTACTAACAATTATCCTCAGTATAATGATTTATATCGTAATGGTTTTGTGCATAGCAGGGTACGAGCTTATCGGGAATCTAATTTGCGAGTAGATGTCTTCCGTTTGCGAAAAAATGAGAGAGTTAATTATCATGAATTTCAAGATGTGGATGTGATTACGGGAACTCAGGGAACCTTGGATAAATTATTATCTACTGGTCGTTACAAATGTATTTTAGTCCACTTCTTAGATATAAATATGTGGGAAGTTTTACAAAAATATGTGGACAAAATTAGAGTAATAGTCTGGGTGCATGGTTCAGAGGTACAACCTTGGTATCGGCGTGATTTTAATTATACTAATGATCATGAGCGAGAGGTAGCTAAAAAACATAGTGAACTAAGAATTAATTTTTGGCGAAGTTTATTAGGAAACTTACCGAAAAATATTAAATTTGTTTTTGTGTCAAATTATTTAGCAGAGCAGGTGATGGAGGATGTCGGTATTCGTATTCCTGGAAATCAATATTCTATTATTCATAATCCAATTGATACTGATATTTTCACCTATTATGCTAAATCTATGGAGAAAAGAAAAAAAATTCTTTCAATCCGTCCTTATGCTTCCAGAGTATATGCTAATGATTTAAGTGTGCAGGCTATTATTGAACTTTCAAAAAAACCTTACTTTAATGAACTTGAGTTTATGATGGTTGGTGATGGTAAACTTTTTGAAGAAACACTTGAGCCTTTACGTTGTTTTAAAAACGTAACATTGCACCGTTGTTTTCTCA